From a region of the Latilactobacillus sakei genome:
- a CDS encoding 50S ribosomal protein L6, which yields MSRIGLKVIEIPAGVTVTKDGENITVKGPKGELTRHFNPIIEMHQEGNLINFTRKSESDRAMHGTMRANLNNMILGVTEGFKKTLDLIGVGYRAQLKGKTLVLNVGYSHPVEMEAPEGVNVEVPSNTNIIISGISKQKVGQFAAEIRDVRPPEPYKGKGIRYTDEHVRRKEGKTGK from the coding sequence GTGAGTCGTATCGGATTAAAAGTAATTGAAATCCCTGCAGGTGTTACCGTAACAAAAGACGGTGAAAACATCACTGTTAAGGGACCTAAAGGTGAACTAACTCGTCATTTCAATCCAATCATTGAAATGCACCAAGAAGGAAACCTTATCAACTTTACACGTAAGAGTGAAAGCGATCGTGCAATGCACGGTACTATGCGTGCTAACTTAAATAACATGATTTTGGGTGTTACGGAAGGCTTCAAGAAGACATTGGATCTTATCGGTGTTGGTTACCGTGCCCAATTAAAAGGTAAAACTTTAGTATTAAATGTTGGTTACTCTCATCCAGTTGAAATGGAAGCACCAGAAGGTGTTAACGTAGAAGTGCCATCAAATACAAACATCATCATCAGCGGTATTAGCAAACAAAAAGTTGGCCAATTCGCAGCTGAAATTCGTGATGTACGTCCTCCAGAACCTTACAAAGGCAAAGGTATTCGTTATACTGATGAACATGTTCGCCGTAAAGAAGGTAAAACTGGTAAATAA